Proteins encoded by one window of Blautia faecicola:
- a CDS encoding helix-turn-helix domain-containing protein yields the protein MQEEDFAKRLSALRQEKGASARDMSLSLGQNAGYINNIENGHNLPSMTVFFYICEYLGITPKEFFDYDNESPDTTRQLLEALTKIDKETLAHLTAIILALSKK from the coding sequence ATGCAAGAAGAAGACTTTGCCAAACGACTTAGTGCTCTTCGACAGGAAAAAGGAGCCTCTGCCAGAGATATGAGTCTTTCACTTGGACAAAATGCAGGGTACATCAACAATATTGAAAACGGACATAATTTACCTTCTATGACAGTTTTTTTCTACATCTGTGAATATTTGGGAATTACTCCAAAAGAATTTTTTGATTATGACAATGAATCGCCGGATACTACACGGCAATTATTGGAAGCATTGACTAAAATAGATAAAGAGACCCTTGCTCATTTAACAGCTATTATACTGGCTCTCTCTAAAAAATAA
- a CDS encoding PP2C family protein-serine/threonine phosphatase, with amino-acid sequence MADHTDVGIKKKTNQDSYMIKEAQTKLGRVFFCVLCDGMGGLANGELASAAVIRAMEQWFETDFPQILRQVTDVEEILEKVKNNWYGTANVLNLQLAQYVEGTGKRMGTTIVALLMIKNEYFIMNVGDSRAYAISNQVYQLTKDQSLVQQQIDLGRVRPEDAERHPQRNVLLQCIGASEEVLPDFYRGTVLPGTLFLLCSDGFRHEISEQELFMQLNPSGLVNEERMKERLVYLTELVKSRREMDNISAVAIKAVQEG; translated from the coding sequence ATGGCAGATCATACGGATGTAGGGATCAAAAAAAAGACAAATCAGGATTCTTACATGATAAAAGAAGCACAGACAAAACTTGGAAGAGTATTTTTCTGTGTTTTGTGTGATGGTATGGGCGGATTGGCAAACGGAGAATTAGCCAGTGCCGCCGTGATACGTGCGATGGAGCAATGGTTTGAGACAGATTTTCCTCAGATACTCCGGCAGGTCACGGATGTTGAGGAGATTCTGGAAAAAGTAAAAAATAACTGGTATGGAACTGCGAATGTACTGAATCTGCAGCTGGCACAGTATGTGGAAGGAACCGGTAAGCGGATGGGGACTACGATTGTTGCGCTGCTCATGATAAAAAATGAATATTTTATCATGAATGTTGGAGATTCCAGGGCGTATGCGATCAGCAATCAGGTATATCAGCTGACGAAAGATCAGAGCCTGGTGCAGCAGCAGATTGATCTGGGACGGGTTCGTCCGGAGGATGCGGAAAGACATCCGCAGAGAAATGTTTTGTTACAGTGTATCGGAGCATCGGAGGAGGTTCTTCCTGATTTTTACCGGGGAACTGTTTTGCCGGGAACCCTTTTCCTTTTGTGCAGTGATGGATTCCGGCATGAGATCAGTGAACAGGAGTTATTTATGCAGTTAAATCCTTCCGGATTGGTGAATGAGGAAAGAATGAAAGAACGGCTTGTATATCTGACAGAACTGGTGAAGTCCAGAAGGGAGATGGATAATATCTCTGCTGTTGCGATCAAGGCTGTGCAGGAGGGGTGA
- a CDS encoding serine/threonine protein kinase produces MLEIGSVIDGKYKILNQIGQGGMSVVYLALNERANKTWAIKEVRKDGVQDFATVKQGLIAETDTLKKLNHKYLPSIIDVIDDEDTFLIVMDYIEGKSLNKVLKESMEQTGLPIGIEDVLSWGIQLCDVLNYLHTREQPIVYRDLKPSNIMLRPNGEITLIDFGTAREFKIENIEDTTSLGTPGYAAPEQYGSQNHKGKARPQSDIYCLGATLHHLITGRNPAESPFHFLPITQCRTTLLEETPREFRNELLGLEMILTKCTQQEPEQRYQNCAQLQYDLEHPEELGLPYRRKLKNKMLAFSASLALAAVLGAGSLTGAALAKNTETSGYDYYVESAQTASTQEKLICYKKAIALNPEAEDAWLGLVNAVGEDNTFTSEEESYILSILSSRDNGRTKDNKTLFQKNEAGYVRFAYNMGMLYYYTEGTGQNKASAGGWFDIVSKADLNSLDLGEDEDKKTAWKTRSDILGKISAYNSKIGQTNQAGDAQVSYKDYWEDLMALMSDDIAGQDNVITELRLYNEIVYQICTHYDAFREAGLTQNKMQEALDRITEAVNAADVTDNPVAKELKENILDAAVLGEKQIQAMFAANAVTPSEGGEE; encoded by the coding sequence ATGCTGGAAATAGGATCCGTCATAGATGGAAAATACAAGATACTGAACCAGATCGGTCAGGGTGGAATGAGTGTTGTATATCTGGCATTGAATGAACGCGCCAATAAGACATGGGCGATCAAAGAGGTCAGAAAAGACGGTGTACAGGATTTTGCCACAGTCAAACAGGGACTGATCGCGGAAACCGATACGTTAAAGAAACTGAATCACAAATATTTGCCAAGTATCATCGATGTTATTGATGATGAGGATACGTTCCTTATTGTTATGGACTATATTGAGGGAAAATCTCTGAATAAAGTCCTGAAAGAAAGCATGGAACAGACCGGACTGCCGATCGGGATTGAAGATGTGCTCTCCTGGGGGATTCAGCTGTGCGATGTGCTGAATTACCTGCATACGAGGGAACAGCCGATTGTGTACCGTGACCTGAAACCATCGAACATTATGTTGCGGCCGAACGGTGAGATCACACTGATCGATTTTGGTACTGCAAGAGAATTTAAAATAGAAAATATAGAAGATACCACGAGTCTCGGAACGCCCGGTTATGCGGCACCGGAACAGTATGGAAGTCAGAATCACAAGGGAAAAGCCCGTCCACAGAGCGACATTTACTGTCTGGGAGCAACACTGCATCATCTGATTACCGGACGGAACCCGGCGGAATCGCCGTTTCATTTTCTGCCGATCACGCAGTGCCGGACAACGCTTCTGGAGGAGACGCCGAGAGAATTCCGCAATGAACTGCTCGGACTTGAAATGATTCTTACCAAATGTACACAGCAGGAGCCGGAACAGCGGTATCAGAACTGTGCACAGCTGCAATATGATCTGGAACACCCGGAAGAACTGGGACTGCCGTACAGACGGAAACTGAAAAACAAGATGCTTGCATTTTCTGCAAGTCTGGCACTGGCGGCTGTGCTGGGAGCAGGATCTCTGACCGGCGCGGCACTGGCAAAGAACACAGAGACATCCGGGTACGACTACTATGTGGAGAGCGCACAGACAGCATCGACACAGGAGAAACTCATCTGTTATAAAAAAGCGATTGCGCTGAATCCGGAAGCGGAAGATGCGTGGCTGGGACTGGTGAATGCCGTCGGGGAAGACAATACATTCACCTCCGAGGAGGAAAGCTACATTCTTTCTATATTAAGTTCCCGGGACAACGGAAGAACGAAAGACAATAAAACACTGTTTCAGAAAAATGAGGCGGGATATGTACGGTTTGCCTATAACATGGGCATGCTCTATTACTATACGGAAGGAACCGGACAGAACAAAGCATCTGCCGGAGGTTGGTTTGATATCGTAAGCAAGGCAGATCTGAACAGTCTGGATCTCGGCGAGGATGAAGATAAGAAGACCGCATGGAAGACGAGATCGGATATTCTGGGTAAGATCAGTGCGTATAACAGTAAGATCGGACAGACAAACCAGGCGGGGGACGCGCAGGTTTCCTATAAAGATTACTGGGAAGATCTGATGGCTCTGATGAGTGATGATATCGCGGGACAGGATAATGTGATCACAGAACTTCGTCTGTACAACGAGATCGTATATCAGATTTGTACCCATTATGATGCATTCCGGGAAGCAGGTCTTACACAGAATAAGATGCAAGAAGCACTTGACCGGATCACGGAAGCGGTAAATGCGGCGGACGTGACAGACAATCCGGTGGCAAAGGAACTGAAAGAAAATATTCTGGATGCTGCCGTTCTCGGAGAAAAGCAGATTCAGGCAATGTTTGCGGCAAATGCGGTAACACCTTCTGAAGGAGGTGAGGAATGA